Proteins from a genomic interval of Syntrophobacterales bacterium:
- a CDS encoding phosphate ABC transporter ATP-binding protein: protein MEIKIRIEKLKVSFGQNEVLKGISADVFKNRITGFMGPAGSGKSTLISIINKMIGFEDGVKIEGNVCIDNTDILGQEIDDVQLRRRVGTVFAVPIPLPRSIFENIAYGPRLQGIGDKAKLKRIVEESLRQAVLWDEVKDRLGSSALKLSGGQQQRLCLARTLALKPEIILLDEPCSGLDPISTAKIEEALDELKKDYTIILVSNNTKQIARITDYASFFYMGDLVEYGPTEKVFTNPSVQQTEDYIQGKFG from the coding sequence ATGGAGATTAAGATACGGATAGAAAAACTAAAGGTGTCCTTCGGGCAGAACGAAGTTCTAAAAGGAATAAGCGCCGACGTATTCAAGAACAGAATAACCGGGTTCATGGGGCCTGCGGGAAGCGGCAAATCAACACTCATATCAATCATCAACAAGATGATCGGGTTTGAAGACGGGGTCAAAATAGAAGGTAACGTATGCATTGACAATACGGACATCCTGGGCCAGGAGATTGATGACGTCCAATTAAGGCGAAGGGTGGGTACTGTATTTGCGGTTCCCATACCGCTTCCACGCTCAATATTTGAGAATATCGCCTATGGCCCGAGACTTCAGGGCATAGGCGATAAGGCGAAACTAAAACGAATCGTGGAGGAGAGTCTTAGGCAGGCGGTACTCTGGGACGAAGTGAAGGACAGGCTTGGCTCCTCCGCTCTGAAACTCTCCGGCGGCCAGCAGCAGCGGCTCTGCCTCGCGAGGACGCTGGCGCTAAAACCCGAGATAATCCTCCTTGACGAGCCATGTTCCGGCCTTGACCCCATTTCGACGGCAAAAATTGAAGAAGCCTTAGACGAGCTGAAGAAGGATTACACCATCATCCTTGTCTCAAACAACACGAAGCAGATCGCCCGCATCACGGATTACGCCTCCTTCTTTTACATGGGCGACCTGGTGGAATACGGCCCTACCGAAAAGGTATTCACGAATCCATCCGTGCAGCAGACCGAAGACTATATCCAGGGGAAATTCGGATAA
- the pstB gene encoding phosphate ABC transporter ATP-binding protein PstB, giving the protein MDVYALNTEKLNLYYGSFHGLIDVDFHAYPRSITSLIGPSGCGKSTLLRCFNRMNDLIDDVRIDGTIRVEGQDIREVDIIDLRKRVGMVFQRPNPFPFSVYENLIYGLKIHGIGNRRQKQEVVERCLRAVGLWDDLKDKLTAAALGLSEEIKQRLCIARLLTVEPEIILLDEPCSALDPIATLRIEELMLELKKDYTILIVTHNMQQAARVSDYTGFMLLGELVEFGNTSHIFTSPEDNRTEDYITGRFG; this is encoded by the coding sequence ATGGACGTATACGCACTCAATACAGAGAAACTTAATCTCTATTATGGAAGCTTTCATGGTCTCATTGATGTGGACTTTCATGCGTACCCCCGATCAATCACCTCCCTTATCGGGCCGTCCGGGTGCGGCAAATCGACGCTCTTAAGATGCTTTAACCGCATGAACGACCTCATTGATGATGTAAGGATCGACGGGACCATACGGGTGGAAGGGCAGGACATCCGGGAGGTGGACATTATTGATCTCCGCAAGAGAGTGGGTATGGTCTTTCAAAGGCCCAACCCGTTTCCTTTTTCCGTCTATGAAAATCTGATTTACGGCCTTAAGATTCACGGTATTGGAAACAGGAGACAGAAACAGGAAGTCGTTGAGCGGTGCCTGCGGGCAGTGGGTTTGTGGGACGATTTGAAAGACAAATTGACAGCCGCCGCCCTCGGCCTGTCCGAAGAGATCAAACAGCGGCTCTGCATTGCAAGGCTCCTCACAGTGGAGCCTGAGATCATCCTTCTTGATGAACCATGTTCTGCCCTTGACCCTATAGCGACGCTCAGGATTGAAGAGCTTATGCTGGAGCTGAAGAAGGATTACACGATCCTCATTGTGACCCACAACATGCAGCAGGCAGCGCGTGTCTCCGACTACACGGGGTTCATGCTCCTGGGTGAGCTTGTGGAGTTCGGCAATACATCGCATATTTTCACGTCTCCCGAGGATAATAGGACTGAAGATTATATCACTGGCCGTTTCGGATAG
- a CDS encoding molybdopterin molybdotransferase MoeA — protein MEFLKSINSTEALGMIGSFAVSPKTEAVLIEEACGRVLAEDIVSREDIPQFPRSLVDGYAVMAKETYGAKETSPALLAVTGEIKIGEETDLSLAEGSSIYVSTGSMVPGGADGVVMQEFVRKMDDAVEVTKGVFRGENICFKGEDIHNGAVVLTSGTRLGPFHTGILAALGISRVPVFVKPSVSIISSGDEIVDINVMPPPGKIRDINRYTLTGLLGRRGAAVTFQGIAADNMKDIASMLRLSKDSDLILVSAGSSKGARDFVVAAVEAIGGSILFHGVNIKPGKPTIFGEFEGKSLFGLPGHPASCVLATVRFVLPLLARLAGERDYRPLTANARLSTNIPSSYGIEEFVRVRLENTEGRLEAAPVFSKSAVISSLAMASGYVIVPDGREGLETGEEVKVYLFD, from the coding sequence ATGGAATTCCTGAAATCCATCAATTCGACGGAAGCGCTCGGTATGATCGGATCGTTTGCCGTCTCTCCCAAGACCGAGGCCGTCCTTATTGAGGAGGCCTGCGGAAGGGTACTCGCCGAGGACATTGTATCTAGAGAGGATATCCCGCAATTTCCACGGTCTCTTGTGGATGGATATGCGGTGATGGCCAAAGAGACATACGGCGCCAAAGAGACAAGCCCCGCGCTTCTCGCCGTAACCGGCGAGATAAAGATCGGAGAGGAAACAGACCTGAGTCTTGCCGAAGGGTCCTCCATATACGTCAGCACCGGGTCCATGGTGCCGGGGGGAGCAGACGGCGTGGTCATGCAGGAGTTCGTCCGCAAGATGGACGATGCGGTGGAAGTCACAAAGGGTGTGTTTAGAGGTGAAAACATCTGCTTTAAGGGTGAGGATATACATAATGGAGCCGTGGTACTCACCTCAGGCACCCGCCTCGGGCCTTTTCACACAGGGATACTTGCCGCCCTCGGCATATCCCGTGTACCCGTCTTTGTGAAGCCGTCGGTGAGCATCATATCTTCAGGCGACGAGATAGTCGATATCAACGTTATGCCCCCTCCGGGAAAAATCAGGGATATCAACCGTTATACTCTTACCGGACTTCTCGGAAGAAGGGGGGCCGCCGTCACGTTCCAAGGCATCGCCGCCGACAACATGAAAGATATCGCCTCGATGCTTCGCTTATCAAAGGATTCCGACCTAATCCTCGTCTCCGCGGGCAGCTCCAAGGGGGCGAGAGACTTTGTCGTTGCCGCCGTCGAAGCGATAGGAGGGAGTATCCTGTTCCACGGGGTCAACATTAAACCAGGAAAACCCACCATATTCGGAGAATTCGAGGGGAAATCCCTTTTCGGTCTGCCGGGGCATCCGGCCTCATGTGTTTTGGCCACGGTCAGGTTTGTCCTCCCCCTGCTTGCAAGGCTTGCAGGCGAGAGAGACTACCGGCCACTCACGGCCAACGCCCGTTTATCCACCAATATCCCGTCTTCCTATGGAATTGAGGAGTTCGTGAGGGTGAGACTCGAAAATACGGAAGGGCGTCTCGAAGCAGCGCCGGTCTTTTCCAAATCAGCAGTCATCTCCTCTCTCGCCATGGCGTCAGGATATGTGATAGTTCCA